A window of Jannaschia sp. M317 contains these coding sequences:
- a CDS encoding ABC transporter ATP-binding protein, producing the protein MASVTLQNLSKAYEGSDQLALSDLNIEVADGEFLVLVGPSGCGKSTALKMIGGLEEITGGTLKIGEQVVNDFASRDRDIAMVFQSYALYPHMSVFDNIAFPLQIAKVPKDEIARRVDEVAKTLQLEQYLHRKPGRLSGGQRQRVAMGRAIIRRPSVFLMDEPLSNLDAKLRVKMRAEVAQIQRQLKVTTIYVTHDQVEAMTMGDRVALMRGGVLQQVAAPDVMYHEPANTFVASFIGSPAMNLFRAGVQIAGDDVFVTLGDQRLRVPEAAQARYPGMRAQSEVVLGMRPEDLEDAALLPGHPGDQCLSAPVHLVESLGSDHMAHLGIMAPAVHVDDAEDDDLEDVALIEGAGSPCVCRFSSQSRVRAGDTARIAVACDRLHFFDVSTGEALRTA; encoded by the coding sequence ATGGCCAGTGTCACGCTGCAAAACCTAAGCAAAGCCTACGAGGGATCGGATCAGTTGGCGCTGAGCGACCTGAACATCGAGGTTGCGGACGGCGAATTTCTTGTGCTTGTCGGTCCATCCGGCTGCGGCAAATCCACCGCGCTGAAGATGATCGGCGGGCTGGAGGAAATCACCGGCGGCACCCTCAAGATCGGCGAGCAGGTGGTCAACGACTTCGCCTCGCGGGACCGTGATATTGCCATGGTTTTTCAAAGCTATGCGCTTTACCCGCATATGTCGGTCTTCGACAACATCGCCTTTCCGTTGCAGATCGCGAAAGTCCCCAAGGACGAAATCGCGCGCCGCGTGGACGAGGTCGCCAAGACCCTGCAGCTGGAGCAATATCTGCACCGCAAGCCCGGCCGCCTGTCCGGCGGACAACGGCAGCGGGTCGCGATGGGGCGGGCAATCATCCGGCGGCCTTCGGTCTTTCTGATGGACGAGCCGCTGTCGAACCTGGACGCCAAACTGCGCGTGAAGATGCGGGCCGAAGTGGCGCAGATTCAGCGGCAATTGAAAGTCACGACGATCTACGTGACCCACGACCAGGTCGAGGCGATGACCATGGGCGACCGGGTGGCGTTGATGCGCGGGGGCGTGTTGCAACAGGTGGCCGCGCCCGACGTGATGTATCACGAACCGGCCAACACATTCGTCGCCAGCTTCATCGGGTCGCCCGCCATGAACCTGTTCCGCGCGGGCGTCCAGATTGCGGGTGACGATGTCTTTGTCACCCTGGGCGACCAACGGCTGCGGGTGCCCGAGGCAGCGCAGGCGCGCTATCCGGGGATGCGCGCGCAGTCCGAGGTCGTGCTGGGCATGCGGCCCGAGGATCTGGAGGACGCCGCGCTGCTGCCCGGCCACCCCGGCGATCAATGCCTGAGCGCCCCGGTGCATTTGGTGGAATCGCTCGGCTCCGACCATATGGCGCATCTCGGGATCATGGCCCCCGCCGTTCATGTGGACGACGCGGAGGATGACGACCTGGAGGACGTGGCCCTGATCGAGGGCGCCGGCAGCCCCTGTGTCTGCCGCTTCTCTTCGCAATCGCGGGTGCGCGCGGGCGACACCGCCCGGATCGCGGTCGCCTGCGACCGACTTCATTTTTTCGATGTTTCGACGGGCGAGGCACTGCGCACCGCGTGA
- a CDS encoding FAD-dependent monooxygenase, with the protein MQHDTDILISGAGLAGLAAACALGAEGHRVTLVDPAPPVTGEDAPGSDLRTTALLQPARDLLDRAGAWDSLAPLAAPLSVMRVVDAARMPPVARDFVSDDISDAPFGWNFPNWLLRRELLARLAALPSVTPRFDTAVTALFARSSGARVTLSDGSRITAALVIACDGRDSPLRTLAGIGARTVDYGQTAIVFAVDHATPHDNVSTEVHRSGGPFTLVPLPDRDGTHRSAVVWMDATEEQTRRMALDDAIFSAEANDRAADILGPLTLSSRRAAWPIISRLADRLTAPRLALAAEAAHVMPPIGAQGLNTSLKDIATLRDLAASHPVGTPQMLTAYQRRRWPDMAARMAGIDLLNRTSITDQQAVQHLRGLGLRALHDLAPIRRNLMRLGLGT; encoded by the coding sequence ATGCAGCACGATACCGACATCCTGATTTCCGGAGCGGGCCTTGCAGGTCTGGCCGCCGCCTGCGCCCTGGGCGCCGAAGGCCACCGCGTGACCCTGGTCGACCCCGCGCCCCCCGTCACCGGAGAGGACGCGCCTGGATCCGACCTGCGCACCACCGCGCTCTTGCAACCGGCACGCGATCTGCTGGATCGGGCCGGGGCCTGGGACAGCCTCGCCCCGCTGGCTGCCCCGCTTTCGGTGATGCGGGTTGTCGACGCCGCCAGGATGCCGCCCGTGGCGCGCGATTTCGTCAGCGACGACATCTCTGACGCGCCGTTCGGCTGGAACTTTCCCAACTGGCTGCTGCGGCGCGAACTGCTGGCACGGCTCGCCGCGCTGCCGTCGGTCACGCCCCGGTTCGACACCGCCGTCACCGCGCTGTTCGCCCGCAGCAGCGGCGCGCGCGTCACCCTGTCGGACGGCAGCCGGATCACCGCAGCGCTGGTGATCGCCTGCGATGGCCGCGACAGCCCCCTGCGCACTCTGGCCGGCATCGGGGCGCGTACGGTGGACTATGGGCAGACGGCAATCGTGTTCGCCGTGGACCATGCCACGCCCCATGACAATGTCTCGACCGAGGTTCATCGCAGCGGCGGGCCCTTCACTTTGGTGCCTCTGCCCGACCGGGACGGCACGCACCGCTCCGCCGTGGTCTGGATGGACGCGACCGAGGAACAGACCCGCCGCATGGCCCTGGACGACGCGATCTTTTCGGCCGAGGCGAATGACCGCGCGGCGGATATCCTTGGGCCGCTCACCCTGTCGTCACGCCGGGCCGCCTGGCCGATCATCAGCCGGTTGGCCGACCGCCTGACCGCCCCACGCCTGGCGCTCGCCGCCGAGGCGGCCCACGTCATGCCGCCCATCGGGGCGCAGGGTCTGAACACCTCGCTCAAGGATATCGCCACCCTGCGGGACCTTGCGGCGTCACACCCGGTCGGCACGCCCCAGATGCTCACCGCCTATCAGCGCCGCCGCTGGCCGGACATGGCCGCGCGTATGGCCGGGATCGACCTGCTCAATCGCACCTCGATCACCGACCAGCAGGCGGTTCAACACCTTCGCGGCCTGGGCCTGCGCGCCCTGCACGACCTGGCCCCGATCCGACGCAACCTCATGCGCCTGGGGCTGGGCACCTGA
- a CDS encoding helix-turn-helix transcriptional regulator has protein sequence MRSGPDIAAIAALIGDPARAAMLTALMDGHALTPTELALEAGVTPQTASGHLAKLTAGGLLQRAKQGRHVYVHLASDEVARVLEGLMVLSDAVGPARVRPGPRDAALREARVCYNHLAGRRGVQMYRALKSTGALADGPVATDRMTRALVPLDLDPDALAGRAPLCRDCLDWSERQTHLAGRLGRAILARMESMSWVKRDSCSRAIHFTDHGARAFDKAFPVAQIVVQNVNAMHAESPKT, from the coding sequence ATGCGAAGTGGACCGGACATCGCTGCCATCGCCGCCCTGATCGGTGATCCCGCGCGGGCGGCCATGCTGACCGCGCTGATGGACGGGCACGCCTTGACCCCGACGGAACTGGCGTTGGAGGCCGGCGTGACCCCGCAGACCGCCAGCGGCCATCTGGCGAAACTGACGGCGGGCGGCCTGTTGCAGCGGGCAAAGCAGGGACGGCACGTCTATGTCCACCTCGCCTCTGACGAGGTCGCGCGCGTGCTGGAAGGGCTGATGGTCCTGTCCGACGCCGTGGGCCCCGCCCGCGTCCGCCCCGGTCCCAGGGATGCCGCCCTTCGCGAAGCGCGGGTCTGTTACAACCATCTGGCCGGGCGGCGCGGGGTGCAGATGTATCGTGCGCTGAAATCCACCGGCGCGCTGGCCGACGGACCGGTCGCGACGGACCGAATGACCCGCGCGCTCGTTCCGCTCGACCTTGATCCAGACGCCTTGGCCGGGCGCGCACCGCTCTGCCGCGATTGCCTTGATTGGTCGGAACGCCAGACCCATCTGGCCGGTCGCCTGGGGCGCGCGATTCTGGCGCGGATGGAGAGCATGTCCTGGGTCAAGCGCGACAGCTGCAGCCGCGCCATTCATTTCACCGACCACGGGGCGCGGGCGTTCGACAAGGCGTTTCCGGTGGCGCAAATTGTCGTGCAAAACGTGAATGCCATGCACGCAGAGTCCCCCAAAACGTGA
- a CDS encoding ABC transporter substrate-binding protein: MFKKSTTALMASAIALSAALPAFAQDVTLTMWHNHPEWKDRAQAILDAFEAENPGIKIDLEEIAGTNYSARLNTALAAGEAPDLFGLPAGNETLAAGNAGYAMDLTGKLDLSSLRATPGEAVVQDGKTWGVPILGAYSVGLYYHRNIFADLGMTPPTNQAEFLEMCAEMKAQGVTPLIVPASDGIVPSFMYMMLTASVLGTEGFAELRRGERKFTDPDLVAAADFLQDIGECMQPGALSTPYVEGKALAALGQGAMMPGGSADYAGYQEINPAVDLGVVPFPGVGDNAPATVTGLEYIYLVNSDTEHADAALTFLQWMLGDTAQQMVVDSITMSTSKNVAPEGNRILDEFVQASRSGDMRVFYELPETGNVWSVAQQNTAALFLGEISPEDFAAKLQDAVVIAE; encoded by the coding sequence ATGTTCAAGAAATCGACCACGGCGCTGATGGCCAGCGCCATCGCGCTGAGCGCCGCCCTGCCCGCATTCGCGCAGGATGTGACGCTGACGATGTGGCACAACCACCCCGAGTGGAAAGACCGCGCCCAAGCGATCCTTGATGCGTTCGAGGCCGAGAACCCGGGCATCAAGATCGACCTGGAAGAGATCGCGGGCACCAACTACTCGGCCCGCCTGAACACCGCGCTGGCCGCCGGTGAAGCCCCCGATCTGTTCGGTCTGCCTGCGGGCAACGAAACGCTGGCCGCAGGCAATGCCGGCTATGCGATGGACCTGACCGGCAAGCTGGACCTCTCGTCGCTGCGCGCAACCCCGGGCGAAGCCGTCGTTCAGGATGGCAAGACATGGGGCGTGCCGATCCTGGGGGCCTATTCGGTCGGCCTCTACTACCACCGCAACATCTTTGCGGATCTGGGCATGACCCCGCCGACGAACCAGGCCGAGTTCCTGGAGATGTGCGCCGAGATGAAGGCGCAGGGCGTCACGCCGCTGATCGTTCCCGCCTCTGACGGGATCGTGCCGTCGTTCATGTACATGATGCTGACCGCATCGGTTCTGGGCACCGAAGGCTTTGCCGAGTTGCGTCGCGGCGAGCGGAAGTTCACCGACCCCGATCTGGTCGCTGCCGCCGACTTCCTGCAGGATATCGGTGAGTGCATGCAGCCCGGTGCCCTGTCCACGCCCTATGTCGAAGGCAAGGCGCTGGCGGCGTTGGGTCAGGGGGCGATGATGCCCGGTGGTTCCGCCGATTACGCCGGCTATCAGGAAATCAACCCGGCGGTCGATCTGGGCGTCGTGCCCTTCCCCGGTGTGGGCGACAATGCCCCCGCCACAGTGACCGGTCTGGAATACATCTATCTGGTGAATTCCGACACCGAGCATGCCGACGCGGCGCTGACCTTCCTGCAGTGGATGCTGGGCGATACCGCGCAGCAGATGGTCGTGGACAGCATCACCATGTCGACGTCCAAGAACGTCGCCCCCGAGGGCAACCGCATTCTGGACGAATTCGTCCAGGCGTCGCGGTCCGGCGACATGCGCGTGTTCTATGAACTGCCCGAGACGGGCAACGTCTGGTCGGTCGCGCAGCAGAACACCGCCGCGCTGTTCCTGGGTGAAATCTCCCCCGAGGATTTCGCCGCCAAGCTCCAGGATGCCGTCGTCATCGCCGAGTAA
- a CDS encoding Lrp/AsnC family transcriptional regulator: MLDDLDRRMLRHWQADPDLSSADLAAGLGVPTATVSRRIERLRERGILKGVHGVIDWTALGYAVEVSLRIQLEKSATNAFDVFLAQARKIPEVTEIQTFLGRVDLRLTAIARDMAHWQSLYRDRILTLPHIAEIEALMHVATVKTDQSLPL; the protein is encoded by the coding sequence ATGCTCGATGATCTGGATCGGCGTATGCTGCGCCACTGGCAAGCGGACCCGGACCTGAGTTCCGCCGATCTGGCTGCGGGCCTTGGGGTGCCCACCGCGACCGTCTCGCGCCGGATCGAACGACTGCGGGAACGGGGCATCCTGAAGGGCGTGCATGGGGTCATCGATTGGACGGCGCTGGGCTATGCGGTCGAAGTATCGTTGCGCATCCAACTGGAGAAGAGCGCGACCAACGCGTTCGACGTCTTTCTGGCGCAGGCCCGAAAGATCCCCGAAGTGACGGAAATACAAACCTTTCTGGGTCGCGTTGACCTGCGGTTGACGGCCATCGCACGGGACATGGCCCATTGGCAAAGCCTGTATCGGGACCGCATCCTGACCCTGCCGCACATCGCCGAGATCGAGGCGCTGATGCATGTGGCCACGGTCAAGACCGACCAGAGCCTGCCGCTATGA
- a CDS encoding carbohydrate ABC transporter permease: protein MSQTSPVPVRKPPSQFSLTYGHLWFVLPGFLFFLAVMLLPLAFAFGISLTNWSGLGNDLAFVGLANYGELLTHWPFYRAAFHNAVIFVAILIFQHTVGLYLAVLLNDKPRFMQFYRTVLFLPVIMSLVATGFVWTLMLSPNIGLVNPMLKAIGLGFLAGQWLSNPATALAVIVFVTAWNSMGWAIIIYLSGLQNVPEELKQAAEIDGANSRQVFWRVVFPQLSPAFTALTVLTFIGTFRTFDVVYVLTGPLGAPNFGTDVLGTLIYRTAFGGSSFSSADIRFAFGVAMALLMMLVMAAICWGLIRILRGREIEG, encoded by the coding sequence ATGTCCCAGACCTCCCCTGTCCCCGTGCGCAAGCCGCCGTCGCAGTTCAGCCTGACCTATGGCCATCTGTGGTTCGTTCTGCCGGGGTTCCTGTTCTTTCTGGCGGTAATGCTGCTGCCGCTGGCCTTTGCCTTCGGTATTTCGCTGACCAACTGGTCGGGTTTGGGCAACGATCTGGCCTTTGTGGGCCTTGCCAACTACGGCGAGTTGCTGACCCATTGGCCGTTCTACCGCGCCGCCTTCCACAATGCGGTGATCTTCGTCGCGATCCTGATCTTTCAGCACACCGTGGGCCTCTATCTGGCGGTTCTGCTGAACGACAAGCCGCGCTTCATGCAGTTCTACCGCACGGTCCTGTTCCTGCCGGTGATCATGTCGCTGGTGGCGACCGGGTTTGTCTGGACGCTGATGCTGTCGCCCAACATCGGGTTGGTGAACCCGATGCTGAAGGCGATCGGCCTTGGCTTTCTGGCGGGTCAATGGCTGTCCAACCCGGCGACGGCGCTGGCGGTCATCGTGTTCGTGACGGCCTGGAATTCGATGGGCTGGGCGATCATCATCTACCTGTCGGGCCTGCAGAACGTGCCCGAAGAATTGAAACAGGCCGCCGAGATCGACGGCGCGAATTCGCGGCAGGTGTTCTGGCGCGTGGTGTTCCCGCAGCTGTCGCCCGCCTTTACAGCGCTGACAGTCCTGACCTTCATCGGGACGTTCCGCACCTTTGACGTGGTCTATGTCCTGACCGGACCGCTGGGGGCGCCGAACTTCGGCACCGATGTGTTGGGCACGTTGATCTATCGCACGGCCTTTGGCGGATCGTCGTTCAGTAGCGCGGACATCCGCTTTGCCTTTGGCGTGGCCATGGCCCTGCTCATGATGCTGGTGATGGCCGCGATTTGCTGGGGCCTGATCCGCATCCTGCGCGGCCGGGAGATCGAAGGATGA
- a CDS encoding aminotransferase class V-fold PLP-dependent enzyme, with translation MALRDDVDPQGLDEFSVVFTDRSLNSMSAAFQGVMRDLHTGLCEVYGADHAVIVPGGGTYGMEAVARQFGQGSRALIVRNGWFSYRWSQILEAGAFSEGTEVMKARQLGNDPQAPFAPAPIEEVVARIRETTPDVVFAPHVETSAGVILPDDYITALADAAHEVGALMVLDCIASGCVWVDMRATGVDVLLSAPQKGWSASPCAGLVMLSDRARARIEATTSDSFALDLKKWSSIMDAYLGGGHAYHATMPTDALRLFRDTLDETRDHGFARLKSAQWELGTKVREMFAAKGIRSVAADGFAAPGVVVSYAPSDEVKTGRAFATRGMQIAAGVPLQVGEPDGFSTFRIGLFGLDKLKDVDGTLARLRAVVDDVFG, from the coding sequence ATGGCATTGCGCGACGACGTGGACCCGCAGGGGTTGGATGAATTCTCGGTGGTCTTCACCGACCGGTCGCTGAACTCGATGAGTGCGGCATTTCAGGGCGTCATGCGCGACCTGCACACGGGGCTGTGCGAGGTGTACGGCGCGGATCATGCGGTCATCGTCCCCGGCGGAGGCACCTATGGGATGGAGGCCGTGGCCCGGCAGTTCGGGCAGGGATCCAGGGCCCTGATCGTGCGCAACGGCTGGTTCTCTTACCGGTGGTCACAGATTCTGGAGGCCGGGGCCTTTTCCGAGGGCACGGAGGTCATGAAGGCGCGCCAGCTGGGCAACGATCCGCAGGCCCCGTTCGCCCCGGCCCCCATCGAAGAGGTCGTGGCCCGCATCCGGGAAACCACGCCGGACGTCGTTTTTGCGCCCCACGTGGAAACCTCTGCCGGGGTTATCCTGCCGGATGATTACATCACGGCGCTGGCGGATGCGGCGCACGAGGTCGGCGCGCTGATGGTGCTGGATTGCATCGCCTCGGGCTGCGTCTGGGTGGACATGCGCGCCACCGGTGTCGATGTTCTGCTGTCTGCCCCGCAGAAGGGCTGGAGCGCGTCGCCCTGCGCGGGGCTTGTGATGCTGTCGGACCGGGCGCGGGCGCGGATAGAGGCGACGACCTCTGACAGTTTTGCGCTGGACCTGAAGAAATGGTCCTCGATCATGGATGCCTATCTGGGCGGCGGGCATGCCTATCACGCGACGATGCCCACGGATGCCCTGCGCCTGTTCCGCGACACCTTGGACGAGACGCGGGACCACGGGTTTGCGCGGTTGAAGTCGGCGCAATGGGAACTGGGCACCAAGGTCCGTGAGATGTTCGCGGCCAAGGGCATTCGATCGGTCGCCGCCGACGGATTTGCCGCGCCGGGTGTGGTCGTCAGCTATGCGCCGTCCGACGAGGTCAAGACCGGCCGCGCCTTTGCCACACGGGGGATGCAGATCGCGGCGGGCGTGCCGTTGCAGGTCGGAGAGCCGGACGGCTTCTCGACCTTCCGGATCGGGCTGTTTGGACTGGACAAGTTGAAGGACGTGGACGGGACATTGGCGCGGTTGCGGGCGGTCGTGGACGATGTGTTCGGGTAA
- a CDS encoding Lrp/AsnC family transcriptional regulator yields the protein MIDDLDRAILRVVQGNAQLSAGAVGRAVGLSQPAAWRRLRRLRDIGVLKGRELALDLEQLGFAVTVFLGIKLATKGRVSLEDFERAVTAIPEVRRVDHVLGRYDYRLRVTARDLPDFERVLRRRIMALPGVGEVEANVLLSEERLSGPL from the coding sequence GTGATCGACGATCTGGACCGGGCGATCCTGCGGGTGGTGCAGGGCAACGCGCAACTGTCCGCGGGGGCCGTGGGGCGCGCCGTGGGCCTGAGCCAGCCTGCCGCCTGGCGCCGCCTGCGCAGGTTGCGTGACATCGGGGTGCTCAAGGGGCGGGAACTGGCGCTGGACCTGGAACAGCTGGGATTTGCCGTGACCGTTTTCCTGGGCATCAAGCTGGCGACCAAGGGGCGGGTTTCGCTGGAAGATTTCGAACGCGCGGTGACCGCCATCCCGGAGGTGCGGCGCGTGGATCACGTGCTGGGCCGCTACGACTATCGCCTGAGGGTGACGGCCCGTGACCTGCCGGATTTCGAGCGCGTCTTGCGGCGGCGGATCATGGCGCTGCCCGGCGTGGGCGAGGTTGAGGCCAATGTTTTGCTGTCCGAGGAACGCCTGTCAGGACCGCTCTAG
- a CDS encoding NIPSNAP family protein, whose protein sequence is MLTCIIRYDLDPTKRDDFATYARNWGTAIPRCGARLTGYFAPHEGSTTLAYGIYDIPSLAAYEAYRARLAEDPLGRENYDLAQTRGFIRAESRTWLRRVDIEMSAG, encoded by the coding sequence ATGCTGACCTGTATCATCCGCTATGACCTGGACCCGACCAAGCGCGACGACTTCGCCACCTATGCCCGAAACTGGGGCACCGCGATTCCGCGTTGCGGCGCGCGGTTGACTGGATACTTCGCCCCACACGAGGGGTCGACGACGCTTGCCTACGGGATTTACGACATCCCGTCATTGGCCGCCTACGAAGCCTATCGGGCGCGCCTGGCCGAAGATCCGCTGGGGCGGGAAAACTATGACCTTGCCCAGACGCGGGGATTCATCCGGGCCGAAAGCCGGACCTGGCTGCGGCGTGTAGATATAGAGATGTCAGCGGGTTAG
- a CDS encoding GntR family transcriptional regulator has product MPQRSDSSLHDLILADIGTGAFPFGTRLKAQDLALRYGTSSIPVREALRQLQGEGIVEIAPNKGATVARVDATVLREISEIVGLLHRHFTVSFARYCSEADLIDLEAAQTTLEGIPPDDRVALERADCDFHAVIARRCGNRRAYRLWLEQRRILTALSAPAPLSATRVAAIISEHRALIAAFRAGDVERARKCIERHVGNAGAIARNHMARLP; this is encoded by the coding sequence GTGCCGCAGCGATCAGACAGCAGTCTGCATGACCTGATACTTGCCGATATCGGGACGGGGGCCTTTCCGTTTGGCACCCGCCTCAAGGCGCAGGATCTGGCCCTGCGATATGGCACATCTTCGATCCCAGTGCGCGAGGCGCTGCGGCAGTTGCAAGGCGAAGGGATCGTCGAAATCGCGCCCAACAAGGGGGCGACCGTCGCGCGGGTCGACGCCACTGTCCTGCGAGAGATCTCGGAAATCGTAGGCCTGCTGCACCGGCATTTCACGGTGAGCTTTGCACGGTATTGCAGCGAGGCAGACCTGATCGACCTGGAGGCGGCGCAAACCACGTTGGAGGGGATCCCCCCCGATGACCGCGTCGCCCTGGAACGGGCGGATTGCGATTTTCACGCCGTGATTGCGCGCCGCTGCGGCAATCGGCGGGCCTATCGGTTGTGGCTGGAACAGCGCCGCATCCTGACGGCCCTGTCGGCCCCCGCCCCGCTGAGCGCCACGCGCGTCGCAGCGATCATTTCCGAGCATCGCGCCCTGATCGCCGCGTTCCGGGCCGGTGACGTGGAGCGCGCGCGAAAGTGCATCGAACGGCATGTCGGAAATGCAGGCGCAATCGCACGAAACCACATGGCCCGCTTGCCTTAG
- the ilvC gene encoding ketol-acid reductoisomerase, with protein sequence MRVYYDRDCDVNLIKDMKVAILGYGSQGHAHALNLRDSGAKNVVVALREGSPSRAKAEGEGLQVMGIEEAAAWCDLIMFTMPDELQAKTYKDHVHDNLKDGAAIAFAHGLNVHFGLIEPKAGVDVIMMAPKGPGHTVRGEYTKGGGVPCLVAVNQNASGRALEIGLSYCSAIGGGRSGIIETNFREECETDLFGEQAVLCGGLIELIRCGFETLVEAGYAPEMAYFECLHEVKLIVDLIYEGGIANMDYSISNTAEYGQYVTGPRILPYAETKARMKAVLEDIQQGKFVRDFMLENEVGQPTIKASRRANDEHQIEATGEKLRGMMPWISAGKMVDKSKN encoded by the coding sequence ATGCGCGTTTACTATGATCGCGATTGCGACGTGAACCTGATCAAGGACATGAAAGTCGCCATTCTGGGCTACGGCTCCCAGGGGCACGCCCATGCGCTGAACCTGCGCGACTCGGGTGCCAAGAACGTCGTCGTCGCCCTGCGCGAAGGTTCCCCTTCGCGGGCCAAGGCCGAAGGCGAAGGCCTGCAGGTCATGGGCATCGAAGAGGCCGCCGCCTGGTGCGACCTGATCATGTTCACGATGCCCGATGAACTTCAGGCGAAAACCTATAAAGATCATGTCCATGACAACCTCAAGGACGGTGCTGCGATCGCCTTCGCCCACGGTCTGAACGTGCATTTCGGCCTGATCGAGCCGAAGGCCGGCGTCGACGTCATCATGATGGCGCCCAAGGGCCCGGGTCACACCGTGCGCGGCGAATACACCAAAGGTGGCGGCGTGCCTTGCCTGGTGGCCGTGAACCAGAACGCGTCTGGCCGTGCGCTGGAAATCGGTCTGTCCTACTGCTCCGCCATCGGCGGCGGTCGTTCGGGCATCATCGAGACCAACTTCCGCGAGGAATGCGAAACCGATCTGTTCGGCGAACAGGCCGTGCTCTGCGGTGGCCTGATCGAACTGATCCGCTGTGGCTTTGAAACCCTGGTCGAAGCGGGCTATGCCCCTGAAATGGCTTACTTTGAGTGCCTGCACGAAGTGAAGCTGATCGTCGACCTGATCTATGAAGGCGGCATCGCCAACATGGATTACTCGATCTCCAACACCGCCGAATACGGCCAGTACGTCACCGGCCCGCGCATCCTGCCCTACGCCGAGACGAAGGCCCGGATGAAAGCGGTTCTGGAGGACATCCAGCAGGGCAAGTTCGTCCGCGACTTCATGCTGGAAAACGAAGTCGGTCAGCCCACCATCAAGGCCTCGCGCCGGGCCAACGACGAGCATCAGATCGAAGCCACGGGCGAAAAGCTGCGCGGCATGATGCCCTGGATCTCGGCTGGCAAGATGGTCGACAAGTCGAAGAACTGA
- a CDS encoding pyrimidine 5'-nucleotidase, whose amino-acid sequence MRGFDHIETWVFDLDETLYPQGAPLFPQIEARMTRWITGYLGVSEAEADRLRHRWWHDHGTTLAGLMLEHGADPEPFLDDVHDIDFTVLDADPRLRAQIQALPGRKIIFTNGTAPYAERVLAARGLTGLWDAVHGIEHAGFTSKPHADAYARVFARDGLTPHRAAMFEDSPRNLLVPHDLGLTTVQVGAARAEGAHIHHHTDDLTGFLRGILSPVTAPGTP is encoded by the coding sequence ATGCGAGGCTTTGACCATATCGAAACCTGGGTCTTTGACCTGGACGAAACGCTTTATCCCCAGGGGGCCCCCCTGTTTCCGCAGATCGAGGCGCGCATGACGCGCTGGATCACCGGATACCTGGGCGTCAGCGAGGCCGAGGCCGACCGCCTGCGCCACCGCTGGTGGCACGACCACGGCACCACGCTGGCCGGCCTGATGCTGGAACACGGTGCCGACCCAGAGCCGTTTCTGGACGACGTGCACGACATCGACTTTACCGTGCTGGACGCAGATCCGCGCCTGCGGGCCCAGATCCAGGCCCTGCCGGGTCGAAAGATCATCTTCACCAATGGCACCGCCCCCTATGCGGAACGGGTCCTGGCGGCACGCGGATTGACCGGTCTGTGGGACGCCGTGCACGGCATCGAACACGCGGGCTTTACCTCCAAGCCGCATGCGGATGCCTATGCCCGCGTCTTTGCCCGCGACGGCCTGACCCCGCACCGCGCCGCCATGTTCGAGGATTCGCCCCGCAACCTGCTGGTGCCCCACGACCTGGGCCTGACAACCGTTCAGGTCGGTGCCGCGCGCGCCGAGGGGGCCCATATCCACCACCACACCGATGATCTGACAGGGTTCCTGCGCGGCATCCTGTCCCCTGTCACGGCCCCCGGAACGCCCTAA